Part of the Periplaneta americana isolate PAMFEO1 chromosome 4, P.americana_PAMFEO1_priV1, whole genome shotgun sequence genome is shown below.
GTAACACCTCATATTAGTGAAGGATCATTTGAGTATGAAGTTGGTGGAACTATCTTCCCTCATTCAGAACACCTTGAAAATGACCGCAACAACCACACCAATGATGACTGTGGTGAGGAATGCTCAACAAATTCACCGTTGCATAGTCCAGCTGACACGTCGGATAAATCATTCAAATGCATCGAATGTTTTAAAGGATTTAGCACTCGAACAACCCTCTCGGTGCACATGCGTACCCACACCGGAGAGAAACCTTTTAAATGCATGGAATGTTGGAAAGCCTTTGGTAATCGTGCAAACCTTAGTATTCATATGCGAACTCATACTGGCGAGAAACCGTTTAAATGTGTGGAATGTTCAAAGGAATTCCGCAATAGTACAAATTTTGGTGCACATCGTCGAGTGCACACTGGTGAAAAGCCATACAAGTGTGAATTGTGTACAAAAGGATTTTCACAATCCTCTCATCTCGTCAGACATCTTCGTACTCACACAGGGGAAAAACCatttaaatgtgatgtttgtgaaaAAGGATTCTCACAGTCTACGAGTCTTGCAGTTCATCGTCGTATTCACACTGGTGAAAAACCGTTCGAATGCGATATCTGTTCGAAATCGTTTGCTCATCGTGAATCCCTTGTAGTTCATTGCCGTACCCATGCTGGGAAGAAGCTTTTTTATTGTGAACATTGTGGTAAACGTTTTGCTAAGCGCCAGACACTTCTGAAACATTGTGAGAGTCGAAAATATCTACAAAATGTCTGTGATACTACATGCTGTGGTCAGAATAATTAAGAGAGTTGGAAAGTCGTTTATTTCTAGTTATAAAACTTaagatgaaatttataaagtataGATAAAGTGTTTCTAGTCTATCTTTAACTTTGTGAaactaaggcccgtaacacacttgaagagttttcgctagcgagaaatgtgttgcgagaaagaggcgaagagccttctccacacacttggcgagttctcgctatcacagatcacacctccctatgatcatctatgcactgccttcgtgcagaaagtatttttctgattatagtaacgactcgttgggggaaatattataggttatgtatttacgtatattgtcgtactactttacaaattacgtacgaacgctatgttgaatctgagtattcagatgatgaggaaatggagttacaggaacatattttgttaatgaaaagaaaaagtaggcctaaaattaaagccagaaatatctgaaaatcacattgtatcttacgaaaataagagcgagttttggacactggtttcgatttgaatgatgatacgttttaggcgttatttcaggttgaatggacctcagttttttgctattcatgatatgatagaggattcttagctatgttctgattaaaattatgtaaactgttcagacatatagatacattatttcaaatgtttaattaatactattaaatctcgtcaaaataaaatataaccctatttattttcagataatctgatatttatctccagatttcttctttaagttccgtgtttttatagttttcatcccctgtatcatataaatagaccTATGGGTGACATCAttcaagttcgataagtttctgactgcaattatcagccatctttctcattttcaaataaaaacaatacaattcatcggcaCCTGTGATatgtttttctacattcaatcgtcataaagagtataaatgtcaaacatctttgataaatgtgtcaagaaaattcgctgagctaccgattccagcgagaaactcgcgcgaggtttttgcctcgagcgagaatctcttccagtgtgtggacatccatttgaatccatgttatcaatttttttaattttctcgcaacacatttctcgctggtgaaaactctgcaagtgtgttacaggCCTAACGTAGTGAATGGAGACCTGTGTGGAAGTTAGCACATTGCAGACGACAGTAGAGTTGTTCCAGGAAGCACTTCAGAACGCAttccgaactaataccgaacttctttcgacgcatgcgccagttgcGAACAGTCTTTGAACTAATAGGGGTTTTGCGTTGTTGGAATgcttcttgaactgttctttcacggccttcagagtttcttctcatatcaaaattatatttatcttccgaacttaatttgTCGTAAAATATCACTATCACCTTtcaaatcactcatgatggacttcttttttttttatcttaacctgccaagtctcgaagcattttaaccataacttcagATAAAACTATCTGCACATGCGTAAACAGTACAGAATTCCCAGTCAAGAACCAATTTCATTCATTCTGAACGAGTTCTAAAGGATATTGGAACAGGTAACTGGGAGTTCAGTATCAGTTCGAAATCAGTTCTAATCTTGCTGGAACACATATCGAACCACTGCGCATGAGCcagcagttcagaatcgattctggacgtgctggaacaaaccttgTACATATGTGCATGGAACTATGTTAATATCACTAGCGAATAgaaattataaagaatggacactgaacaAACTTTCCTGGTCTGTTTTTCTGCAAACATGCGTTTCGTTAGTCTATAATTCTACTTTCAAACACTAAAGGTCATTGTAATCGAGCACCTGCTACAGTGACTCTATATTCATTAGAGTCACTATAGCACCCGCGAATGGTGGAACAGCAATCCTGATTTGCTGGCTAGTCTGCTGAAAAGTATTTCTGCTGTCGACTGCTGGTGCAATAAATTCCCTATTCTCTGGTGTCACTCTTGCTTACATTATTGCACTATAGCATGAAACCAACACTTCCATGTCGTTGACTATTCTCTTTTATACCAGGTAAAAGCCTTAACAATGTgactataatatgtaattttgcACTCTCCAACATAATAGAtataaatcttttaaaatttgtacctttaaaaaaatttaataagattattcatataatttatgcACTCTTATTTACGATATACGTTATTAGGGGGAAGCAGGTTAAGCATACTTAATTATAAAAGTGCAACCAGTTCGTGTATTGAAAAATACTTTCCGGTAATATTCACGCACATAACATATCTAATTAGTGACGAAAGTataagtttgtttgtttgtttttttccctAAATAAAGAGATTAATTTAATTGCTCATGTCTTTGTTATTTTCtctacaatcttaaaaattctaaaACTgacttattacacaagaaatgggaCTTTTGGTGACACTTCGATACTTTGTCACAAAACACACTGATGAAAAAATTTACTTAAATCGTTGAAAATAACTTGTAAATTGTAGCAAACCACTCTAGATACACGATGTAATTACTCGAAAGATAGGCTATAAAGTCACCCAACGCGCCCTAAATCAAGGAGGCTTTAcatatctttaattttttatattgtacttCTCTTTCAATGATGTATTACTGTTCGAATTAATCCTTTGAAAATAGTTACTTCTAATGCAGAGGAGGGGTGTGTACTATAGTTTTGgcctaaatacaaataatactataGGTTTGAGCTGCTAGTACGATACTTTTGGCTGTGGGAGTCTGATAACACTGGTATTTTTTGAGCTATATCTAGCAGGTCCCTATAACGTGCAGATGTCACTGTACACCTAACAGGCCCCCAAAGTGTTCATGTGTTTGATCTTTTCTATCTTTTTTCTGCGCTTATACAATGTTTGCtgctgattgaggttctgattgatcctacatctattatcaggcagtacatctcacttgacaatatgtatcagaggaagaacaatattgtttgtatgcatctgattgaagtgtataatatgtagctaatcggcgatggaCTGGAATTTGATCGCAATTACCCGTCGTGTTTTCTTTTCAATGTTCTTACTATTCATGAAATGTTTACACTACAATGTTTTCATTCCGTTAGTACAATGAACTGAATGCGTACTGCCCGTCCATTttaaattgaccggtgttgattccacgaaaTAGCAGAGTACCTACGTCATTCCCCTCCACGAATGGTTTGATTTCCTAAATGCCCCGTGCTCCTTAATCGCCAACAATGTGTTGTATACGGTGACATCAGCGGTCATAATTCATGATTGAACGCGTATAGTACAGTTATCCACAGACTGCGCACGGAATCCAGTCGGACTCCGATTCCAAGTCCACTGCGCAGTGCGCATTGTGGTGACATTGTGTTTATCGTGCACAGACTGTTtgcatcccagatcacatatatgaggggttcacaaccagagtggaccaagtccatctggagtagttctgagatattgagtcttgaagttcctggctcactcttagcaaccttcaccttacataagaaatgctgccctctgtggagtaacaactGAGCTGTGGACTttatttgttatggcaatgaataaatctaagttttcttcatctgaaattgtattaatccacaaactgatcactggtggacttgatcCAGTCTTGTGAGCCCCTCATAATATGATAGGGTTTGTAAGTTTGGTATATTTCATGCAAAGTTTTAGCGCTTGTTCATTTTAGAGTTGGCGACACTGTTGTAAGACTAAAGGTGGCCGTGACAGACGTTTCATTTACTGCTTATCACGTTAttgctatataattttattttcagtacgAGAGGCACTAGTTAAAATTCACTGATTTAAGACGTGTGTGTACTCCTTACAATTCAGTGGTGCCGATATATAAATACACTGTAGAGCAAAGAGTTTTTATCCTACGAGTCCTATGTAAAACTTGAGTATGCAGAGGAAGTTCCAAGACTGTTTTCATTGAAGTATCCAAGAGAATGTGCCCCTCATAGAGAccatagataaatagaatagagatattgtaagaaaattagttaataaagtTAGAGAAATTGAATCCATATTGAGCAAAAAGCCCAAGAAGAAGCGACGTGTTCACCGAGGAGAAACTCGATTAAATAGGTGTTAGGTTATGACAACCCTGACGAATGTTTCAGTTTTGCACAGTACGCAGACATTTCGTTTTCTTCTGTACGCACTGCAACGAAGTTTCTGAGTTTTCTATGCGTCCTCGGTGCAGCAACTGTTAATTGTAACTGTGTTTCAGCTAATCAAATGAAGTGCGTTGAAAATTCATGTGTGTTCGTATCAGTGGTTTATTTGGACCGGAACGCCGTTCCAATAAATAAACATGACAATGCCGAACTTGACATCCAGTACGAGTTCATTTGGTAATTGATAAGGTGAGTTCctgtaaatattttttccaaCTAAATCACTGTATTGAAGCAACATTGGATTAAACTAGCCCAGAATTTGTTCCAATGATTTCGGAAACACGTCTTCAGCTGTTTCGTATataataccaacataactttggtgacattacgaGAGTTTCACGCAAGTGTACACTCacgctatgccttgcatatatttacttatgacttttaaggaacctggtggttcgttgccgtcctcacataagcctgccatcgtcCTTATTCTGTgtaagagtaatccagtctctatcatcatatcccacctccctcaaatccattttaatattattctcccatttacgtCCCAACagtctttttttccctccggcctcccaactaacacactataagtatgcatttatggattcgtccatacgtgctacatgccctgcccatctcaaatgtctggatttaatgttcctaattatgtcaggtgaagaatacaatgcgtgcatttctacgttgtgtaactttctcaattctcctgtaacttcatccctcttagccccaatattttcctaagaaccttattctcaaatacaccttaatttctgttcctctctcaaagtgagagtccaagtttcacaatcatacagaactaccgctaatataactgttttataaattctaacttctagattttttgacagcagactagatgacaaaagcttctcaaccgaataataacaggcatatcccatatttatcctgcgtttaatttttctcccaagtgtcatttgtatttgttactgttgctccaagataagcCTATTCGAATCTtttcacctctttgaaggataaatttccaatttgtatatttccatttcgtacaatattctcgtcacgacataatcatgtactttgtctttcgggatttacttccaaacctatctctttacttacttcaagtatgccttgcatatacccGTACGAATCTGTGATAgcttagattagtttaggcttttattatgccctGCCCATACGAATCTGTGagggttagattaggttagtttaggcttttataatGCATtgcatattgatatttatttgtcagctaACTTTACAATTcgtagttatggtggacctttacatttctgcttttcgatctaCTATCCCTTTAATATAATATACCACCTGCTGTTCGGTTCATTGCGATTTTCCCAAGGTatatattaacataaaagagtgttataggcctatattaaacttttttgggCATGGTAATGTGTCGTGCTTCCACTGCATGCTGTGTCGCTTGCTCTACGGTTCAGAGTGCTTGCACCATGTTTCATCCACTGTCACAATATGTTCTAAGAAAGCCTCCCCCTCCTGTTCATAACACATCAGATGTTGCAAAGTTAGTCCCATTTGGTGTTGTTTCTGCTCACGTGTGAGACATTTTGGCACCCACTTTGCGCACActtttacattaggcctacttcatataCTCGAGTGCGCGACATGCAGTTATCCACATACACCTTCATAcggcgatgaatttcaattggtaaAATGCCTTTGGCAGCTAGAAACTGCaccatactaccacagtctagtatatacagtcgcgaagctcaatacgtagtaaatatgcaaacattagatagttgctcaccactaggatcgctaatatcgccttattacaggcaatgcaaaatagaatcgtcacagtctattgtttcttacttacttacaaatggcttttaaggaacccgaagattcattgccgcccttacataagcccgccagcggtccctatcctgtgcaagattaatccagtctctatcatcataccccacctccctcagatccattttaatattatcctcccatctacgtctcggcctccctaaaggtctttttccctccggtctcccaactaacactctatatgcatttctggattcgcccatacgtgctacatgtcctgcccatctcaaacgtctggatttaatgttcctaattatgtcaggtgaagaatacaatgcgtgcagttctgtgttgtgtaactttctccattctcctgtaacttcatcccgcttagccccaaatattttccttagcaccttattctcaaacaccctgaacctatgttcctctctcagagtgagagtccaagtttcacaaccatacaaaagaaccggtaatataactgttttataaattctaactttcagatttttcgacagcagactggataagagcttctcaaccgaataataacacgcatttcccatatttattctgcgtttaatttcctcccgagtgtcatttatatttgttactgttgctccaagatatttgaatttttccacctcttcgaaggataaatctccaatttttatatttccatttcgtacaatattctggtcacgagacataatcatatactttgtcttttcgggatttacttccaaaccgatcgctctacttgcttcaagtaaaatttccgtgttttccctaatcgtttgtgtattttctcctaacatattcacgtcatccgcatagacaagaagctgatgtaacccgttcaattccaaaccctgcctgttatcctgaactttcctaatggcatattctagcgcgaagttaaaaagtaaagtgatagtgcatctccctgctttagcccgctgtgaattggaaaagcatcagatagaaactgacctatacggactctgctatatgtttcactgagacacattttaattaatcgaactagtttcttgggaataccaaattcaataagaatatcatataatacttccctcttaaccgagtcataagcctttttgaaatctatgaataactgatgtactgtacccttatactcccattttttctccattatctgtcgaatacaaaaaatctgatcaatagtcgatctattacgccgaaaaccgcactgatgatccccaataatttcatctacgtacggagttaatcttctcaaaagaatattggacaaaattttgtacgacgtcaacaaaagtgatattcctcgaaagttaccacagttggttttgtccccctttttaaaaataggtacaattatggactccttccattgttctggtacaatttccttttcccaaatagcaagtacaagtttataaatttcgctatataatgcactcccaccctcttgtattaattctgctggaatttgatcgatacctggagacttgtactttttcagattttctatcgcaatttcgacttctgaaagcgtgggttggggtataaatggctcagcagtttgtatttcaatttcgtcccgatcatttctatttggcctatgtacatttagtagttgcgcaaaatagtttttccatctgtttaggattgatggagagtctgcaagcaagtcaccattctcatccttgatcacgtttacccttggctgatatccgttcttaaattcctttatacccttatataaatctcgaatgtttttattcttactatttgtatCTACCTCAGTCAGTTTtcccttcaagtaacctctctttttattcctaagtgtacgacttgcttcccgtctttcattgaaataattatctctcttctcctcaactggatcctgtaagaatttcaatcttgcctgtttccttctttctactaccatgcaacaatcttcatcaaaccacggtttcttcttcttagtttcataataaccagggaacggatttatatggactaaaaatatatgaaatatgtaaatatatatgtagttatttttaccaaaatatggaattaaatatggatttttaccaaaatatggaattaaatatggacttaaaattataaaaaaatgactatgtacgttaaatattggtacattttaatcaaactaaacaaaaaatataatggacgtaccttatcttccaatgtagtttcaacaaaacacaatttttattgtctgttaccataacaataggttacaaacatttctttcaagtgctgaaaagtgaatcttcttctattgtctctgaggatagatttatactgactaaaagagcgttcgacgtcacaagaagtaactggtacataattcaatttcacaatgtctgctggggataagtccaagttaatcttcactgttgattcaccactcatcacagcaacaaccttttgtagttcttcatatccagggttttttgaaagtacagtgtccaccttagctcttactgcatctgcaactttacctctaccacgattcagttgttccacagtactatttataatttcaaaactttcagatagtgaaaggtgcctattttggagacttttgagcgtttttatgatgcatgaaaatgtgtgctgaatgtgagctaagtcattcttcacacttatgtcacaggtaactgttttcgcagtatcaattgagactgcatcttcagagtccaatgcaaggagaacattgttaatagagtctatatgttcggcataatattcaactgcttctagccatgtaccccatctagttaaaattggctttggtggcaatggaatttcagggtacatttctttcaacacgttaactctactgggagctttgagaaatacttttttcactgatgaaatcaacaaatctactttagggaaattgtctctgaccacttctgccacacgatgaaatgcatgcgccacacaagtaaaatgagtcaatttaggatatacaacagataatgcttgtccagctttgaccatataaggggcagcatcgctaataaagaataacacattatcgtacataataccctttggccacaggatacccatagcttcgttgaacagtttaactatagttttgttattgcacttttctagaacatcacaatgtaaaagaattcgttcagaatattgttcacttaacaaaccgataactacattaccaacaagtctaccttctttgtcgggagtctcatcaatggaaacccaaattgaactatctttaatttcatctcttatcttctgtattgtctcatcgtagatggatggagcatacgtcttcctaagtgttgactcatccgggattgtatgttgagtatatttttcaaggaattccctgaagaccttattctttagtttgtagagaggaatatcagcagagatgagagaacggcacaggtcgatgttaaactcagatcttacattcgatgttgttggttgtgttaaaaacaattgtctctgcttggaatttagttgtttgttggcctgatgtttactagttgtaatgtgttgttgcaccaggaacttttgtgtagatgatactgcacactgacacaaattacaaaataatattttattgtcagttgataaaccatcttctttaaattctgaaatgtaacttgttagttttgattttaaattgactgaatgacgtacttttggcatatttaccgtctttatagtatgatttacaaaactgaacctatgtgtactctgactggcatttaactgttgagctgcacaactgaagtctgttaaaaattttaaattaaattaatacagttttgtaacttactttcccattgttgataggactgctaattttcaaataactctgatgttaaagggattactgaacatgtgtttaaatctctattgttgaaatgtatttttaaaagttaatggaattttgttttgttttattgttaaaccaaatataatatggactgttttatatgaaatatggaaaatatatggaaattaacgaaaatatgtactaaactctaaaatatggaaaaatatggaaaataaaagtaggatttttcaaccctacacattgtgaaacataaagataatgcaaaatataaattatattagctttataagtaaatatgtatttacatataaatcctttccctgataataacctatgctctgctcagctgcaattttgatactatctctgatattttcccacacgctattaacatctaattctttctcaacttcgtcggaactttctaaagtggcaaacctattcgaaagttcgacctgataattttgcttagcttcctcgtcctttaatttcaaaatattgaatttagtaatattaacttgttgctctactcgcttggctactgataatctttctcttaattctccaatcaccaaataatggtcagaattacagtctgcacccctgaaagttcgaatatctactatactagtatgtctccgtttatctatcaagatgtgatctatttggttgtgtgtcaatccatctggagaagtccaagtatatttatgtatatccttatgggggaatgttgtacttttgacaattaaatttttcgatgtggcaaagttgactaatctaactccattgtcactactaattgcgtgtaggctctcttttccaatagttggtctaaaaataccctcccgtcctactttagcattgaaatcccccaataaaattttcatgtgatatctagggaactgatcaaaagtatgttccaattcctcatagaagctattctttatatggtcgtctttctcttctgtaggggcgtgagcatttataactatgatgtcgcaccatctacccttaagtactaaatatgataacctgtcactgataaattcgaccttttttactgctgattttattcttttatgaacaaagaatcctgttcctaattggtgattattgtttccttccccataatataacaagtaatctcctatttgtgatatgccattcccatctaacctaacctcttgtactcctacgaagtctattctatatctagctagttcttttgctactaatgttacccctcctgttctataaagactagttacattccaagtgccaaatctcaaatccttattcctttgctgtggtcgtgccagagaatcagttctattccgaggcttattatagggatacgtaacaagctgtttttttacggtgatgggttgttagcccttcgcccaacccccaagctggaggaccaccccttatcggctgtccacgactgcttattcaatatattcgcagctaccctccatatctggaggccgtctcctctatccgcaacctgaggacgcgccatgccgtggtgatagggacccacaatacatgggtctattgtttctagcaccctcaaaactcaagcttcgtgactgtatatagtaggctgtgATACTACACTGCGAGAACTTGGATGCTCCATTACTGTGAACGTCATCTTTGTCTTGCTGCTGTGCATCACTCCCTGCTCATGCAGGTTGGCCAACCTCGGACAATACAGCTCTCAATCATTAGTATCAACGCCAAAACTTTCCTCCATTGCAGCACATAACCTAATTGTTGGTAGCCGATTtctcgttttcatttgactgacTCTCATAGAAAGAGTGGGAGGATGTCTTCTAAGAAGACGCCTATAAAtccccaatggtattttctgaactcCAAACTTCTAGCATCATGATCAatttgaatcagtcggagctaaaaggaactaagtcaaaatatgcagttttgggttatgcaacaatttgaacaaatgatgtcatgtgcatcgaacggtggaagaaggaactaagacttttaaatattcttttgtctcctataacatgttgttgttgttgtctagtgccttgcatttggcaatgaagccattagcagtcgtgctttccaatactttgtcttctataacataaaatatatacatttgtgttattagtggaaagTTTTTTTGCtcctcctgaaaagttgtgaaaaatgacttagttccttttagctccgactgattcattTTTATGAGCTACAATAAGTGGAGAAATTTGGTTTCGTAAGTCAGCTGTATCAGCTGGGAGAATCATCATGCTGACTATATTTGACTCCCATACTGGTTGAATGACCATTCACTTCTTCTGAGGCGTTTGGAAGTGATGCTAAATATTTACTCTTAACTATGTATATggcataggctacatacatacaagcATAGACACTTGTATGAAGCTTATTGTTT
Proteins encoded:
- the LOC138698371 gene encoding zinc finger protein OZF-like isoform X1; translated protein: MSGCICAVYNCYNYSITNCSKSYFRFPRDHEICQEWIHKCKRQDLDALFKTLGAEYLNKNYRVCSDHFLRTNFKNQNLPSQGLKKGSVPSQNLYNEKESSYRRTPKKKFRIEQISQQCDDSERTDTEKNIMTAIKEEQELLVDRATKVCDADIEIKQRDDEMKHEVKVEPWEITIKEEPEDEITLEDYKMLTPSDLIADVTPHISEGSFEYEVGGTIFPHSEHLENDRNNHTNDDCGEECSTNSPLHSPADTSDKSFKCIECFKGFSTRTTLSVHMRTHTGEKPFKCMECWKAFGNRANLSIHMRTHTGEKPFKCVECSKEFRNSTNFGAHRRVHTGEKPYKCELCTKGFSQSSHLVRHLRTHTGEKPFKCDVCEKGFSQSTSLAVHRRIHTGEKPFECDICSKSFAHRESLVVHCRTHAGKKLFYCEHCGKRFAKRQTLLKHCESRKYLQNVCDTTCCGQNN
- the LOC138698371 gene encoding zinc finger protein 664-like isoform X2 → MSGCICAVYNCYNYSITNCSKSYFRFPRDHEMLKKGSVPSQNLYNEKESSYRRTPKKKFRIEQISQQCDDSERTDTEKNIMTAIKEEQELLVDRATKVCDADIEIKQRDDEMKHEVKVEPWEITIKEEPEDEITLEDYKMLTPSDLIADVTPHISEGSFEYEVGGTIFPHSEHLENDRNNHTNDDCGEECSTNSPLHSPADTSDKSFKCIECFKGFSTRTTLSVHMRTHTGEKPFKCMECWKAFGNRANLSIHMRTHTGEKPFKCVECSKEFRNSTNFGAHRRVHTGEKPYKCELCTKGFSQSSHLVRHLRTHTGEKPFKCDVCEKGFSQSTSLAVHRRIHTGEKPFECDICSKSFAHRESLVVHCRTHAGKKLFYCEHCGKRFAKRQTLLKHCESRKYLQNVCDTTCCGQNN